A genome region from Glutamicibacter arilaitensis Re117 includes the following:
- a CDS encoding DUF4194 domain-containing protein — protein sequence MTKSDSYAAPITEPLFDGDTGTFTLPLRQLLVRLLRGPYLDGSVDAAAWQLLLDQQQSISDYFAEIFLALSLDMDRKIAMLTPVQIEQVHTSPIAPRRPLKRDETLLALRLRLLLEQHSGSGSDAVISRAGMHEVLAEHRQATDRDDKRFAESCDAAITRLQALRLLTGTELENEFRISPALAMALPITNIQDIPRYIAAIDANDPAFNLSGDDAEGLAEQTPELVQE from the coding sequence ATGACCAAGAGCGATTCATATGCCGCACCGATCACCGAACCACTGTTTGACGGCGACACCGGAACATTCACGTTGCCGCTTCGCCAGCTACTGGTCAGGTTGCTGCGCGGCCCCTACCTTGATGGTTCTGTGGATGCCGCTGCATGGCAGCTATTGCTGGATCAGCAACAGAGCATCAGCGATTACTTCGCTGAAATTTTCTTGGCATTGAGCCTTGATATGGACCGCAAAATCGCCATGCTCACCCCGGTGCAGATCGAACAGGTCCATACCTCTCCTATCGCTCCGCGGCGCCCGCTGAAGCGTGATGAAACACTGCTGGCTTTGCGGCTGCGTCTGCTGCTCGAACAGCATTCGGGCAGTGGAAGTGACGCCGTGATCTCGCGTGCAGGTATGCACGAGGTCTTGGCAGAACACCGCCAAGCTACCGACCGCGATGACAAGCGCTTCGCCGAGTCCTGCGATGCTGCGATTACCCGTCTGCAAGCCTTGCGTTTGCTCACTGGGACCGAGCTGGAAAATGAGTTCCGCATTTCCCCAGCCCTGGCGATGGCATTGCCGATCACCAATATCCAAGACATTCCGCGCTATATTGCGGCAATCGATGCTAATGACCCGGCCTTCAATCTGTCAGGTGATGACGCTGAAGGCCTAGCAGAGCAGACCCCCGAGTTGGTGCAGGAGTAA